CGGAAACCTGCGACGGCGTGACCTCAGCCGCGGACTGCGGCAGGCCGACGAGCGCCAGCAGGTCCTTGACCTTGGCCGCGCGGGTGGCCGCGGTGCCGATGCCATGGATCTGCAGCGGGTCCGTGAGGATGTCCTGGACGGTCATGCGCGGGTTCAGTGCCGTGGCCGGGTCCTGGAAGACCACGGACACGGAGCGGCCGAATTCCTTGCGCATGTGGGCGTTCCGCTTGATGGCGGGCTTGCCGTGGAAAAGGACCTCGCCCGACGTCGGCGTCTGCAGTCCCACCAGCACTGAGGCCAGGGTGGACTTGCCGCAGCCGGACTCACCCACGATGCCCACTGTTTCGCCGCGGCTGATGGTGAAGTCCACCCCGTCCACCGCTTTGACGATGTTGGGGCGGAAGAGCTTGCCGCCACGGGCGTGGTGGTAGACCTTGACGTCCTTGAGTTCGATGACCGGCTTGCCGGTGGATTCACTCACTTCGCGTCCTCCTTCAGGTGGCTTGCCCAGTAGTGGTCGGCATCGCCGCCGCCGGCGGATGACACCGCGGTGAGGACCAGCTGCTGGTTGGGGTCGGCGTCGGCCCGCAGCGAACGTGCCGCGAAACGGTCCCCCGGGGCGAAGTCCCGCGGGGACGGGACGGTGCCGGGAATCTGGTGCAGCCGGACGGCGTCGGCCTCGATGGAGAGGACAGCGCCCAGCAGGCCGCGCGTGTATTCGTGCTTGGGGTTCTGCAGCAGCTCCGAAGCCTGCGCGGATTCCACCACCTGGCCGGCGTACATCACCGTGATGCGGTGCGCCAGGGAGGCCACCAGGGCGAGGTCGTGGCTGACGAACACCATGGCGAAGCCGAGCTGTTCGCGCAGTTCATTGAGCAGATCCACCACCTGCTTCTGGACCGTGACGTCCAGGGCGGTGGTGGGCTCATCGGCCACCACGATCTTGGGCGAGCGGGACAGTGCCATGGCGATCAGGACGCGCTGGCGCTGGCCGCCGGAGAGCTCGTGCGGGTAGCTGGCGAGCGTCCGGACGGGATCGAGCTTGACCAGTTCCAGCAGCTCTGCGGGGGTCTTGCGGCCGCCGCGCCGGGTCAGCTGCAGCATCTGGTCCTTGATCTTCATGGACGGGTTCAGGGAGCTCAGGGCGTCCTGGTAGACCATGGCGATCTGCTCGCCGCGCAGGCCCTCGTAGGCCTTGACGCTGCTGTGCTTGGTGGCAGGGTCCAGCAGTTCCTTGCCGTCGAACTTAATGGACCCGGTAACTACCGCACTCTTCGGCAGCAGGCCCATGACCGCGAGGGAGGTGATGGACTTGCCGCAGCCGGATTCGCCCACCAGGCCCATCGTTTCGCCTTCGCGGACGGTGAAGGAGACGTTGTCCACGATCGCCGTCTCGCCGAACCGGCCAGGGAACCGGATGGACAGGTTCCTGACCTCCAGGACGTTGCGGGCATCCGCGGGGACCTGCGGAAGGCGGTCCGTACGGCGGCCCTCAATGGCTGCGAGGAGTTCCAGTTCCCTGTCCAGCAGCAGGTGCGGGTTTGCCGCGGCCAGCTTCGGATCGGAGAGGATGCCGGCCTCGGTGTAGTGCTCCTCGGTGAGGACGTCGCCGTGGGCGGCACGGACGCCGTCGAGCTCATGCTGCTCCACCACGGACGGCTGGGCCACGGACGTCGCCACTTCAGTGTCAACGACGACGGCGGCACCCACCGCCGCGCCGGCAACGGCGGCTGCCGTGCCGTCGTCGTCCTTTACCGCAGGTGCCTTGCGCA
The window above is part of the Pseudarthrobacter sp. IC2-21 genome. Proteins encoded here:
- a CDS encoding ABC transporter ATP-binding protein yields the protein MSESTGKPVIELKDVKVYHHARGGKLFRPNIVKAVDGVDFTISRGETVGIVGESGCGKSTLASVLVGLQTPTSGEVLFHGKPAIKRNAHMRKEFGRSVSVVFQDPATALNPRMTVQDILTDPLQIHGIGTAATRAAKVKDLLALVGLPQSAAEVTPSQVSGGQRQRVAIARALALDPDIIVADEPTSALDVSVRAQVLNLLSDLKTQLNLGMVFISHDIQTVRYVSDRICVMYFGKIVEQGSAAQVFDSPTNDYTKKLLGAAPSLLHI
- a CDS encoding dipeptide/oligopeptide/nickel ABC transporter permease/ATP-binding protein, coding for MRSKLAERLSAPGVRFKALPWGSRIALLFLIMIVLAAVFAPVIAPHDPLETFIPATPPGAEHFFGTDRLGRDIFSRLLYGSQSSLMIGLGAVILAILAGALLGSFAATSSKAVNELIMRLMDILMAFPGIALAAVLLAAFGNSVPTIIIAIAIIYTPQLARVVRANVLSQYGEDYVRAERVIGAGRFYILLKHIVRNTAAPVLVFATVMVADAIILEASLSFLGAGVQDPAPSWGNVISYGRNLVLSGGWWATTFAGVTILLTVLSLNILAEGLTDAMVNPKLRKAPAVKDDDGTAAAVAGAAVGAAVVVDTEVATSVAQPSVVEQHELDGVRAAHGDVLTEEHYTEAGILSDPKLAAANPHLLLDRELELLAAIEGRRTDRLPQVPADARNVLEVRNLSIRFPGRFGETAIVDNVSFTVREGETMGLVGESGCGKSITSLAVMGLLPKSAVVTGSIKFDGKELLDPATKHSSVKAYEGLRGEQIAMVYQDALSSLNPSMKIKDQMLQLTRRGGRKTPAELLELVKLDPVRTLASYPHELSGGQRQRVLIAMALSRSPKIVVADEPTTALDVTVQKQVVDLLNELREQLGFAMVFVSHDLALVASLAHRITVMYAGQVVESAQASELLQNPKHEYTRGLLGAVLSIEADAVRLHQIPGTVPSPRDFAPGDRFAARSLRADADPNQQLVLTAVSSAGGGDADHYWASHLKEDAK